A part of Synchiropus splendidus isolate RoL2022-P1 chromosome 19, RoL_Sspl_1.0, whole genome shotgun sequence genomic DNA contains:
- the ppan gene encoding suppressor of SWI4 1 homolog: MGKSKTKNQKKARVAANHVAEETYGSVPHSFVFHRGQIGKNVAQLILDVRRIMQPYTAESLKARKKNTMKDFVAIAGPLGVTHFMIFSKTPTTINMRLARLPKGPTLHFRVLKYTLVKDVVSSLKKHRMHDQQFAHHPLLVLNNFGSDGMQVKLMATMFQNMFPSINVHKVSLNTIKRCVLLNYDPATEEIELRHYSLKVVPVGMSRGMKKLMQERFPNMNKFEDISELLIKGANLSESEAEQDGDHNITELPQVYSGRGNMAAQQSAVRLTEIGPRLTMKLIKIQDGMGEGNVLYHAVISKTEEEIQEILERKEAQLKEKQERKKKQEQNIAVKKQKREDNKKRSLEGIKRKRGEAEKDDDEVEDPGLQDDHPAAGDSEDEAEYYREAVGEEPDEDMFPAAKKRRAAGKSSIPFKKRKTSNRKPGMEQQTKSLKRNGPGRDKQGQGWKKGGDKEKTFGKKGKPFRTKTFGDGEKRFDGKKKFGNKDKSFKPKGPKGNLKKTGSGRKSFKQKKGRDAMATPDTACVRFQINLLPAVYGVEFVVALAGNLLALWLLVVRERKNWHTGVVLSCNLAISDLLYVLTLPLLVIYYAFNKHWVFGDAACRIERFLFTCNLYASIFFIMAISVNRCVALTWPFFTHSHVRPVHAKAASVAIWLVVAMISCPVFKFASICPKGNNTECVSFCQQAGDESPHYTYVLFLAIFGCLIPFLVTLGSYVVVIWVVCKNANITALEKRKVALLVSSVVVLYAVSFVPFHIFKTYNTYLREKADFVCWVYEMYQISKGLATLNMCIHPVLYMAVFDSIRLACCGTNRKDNERAALRK; the protein is encoded by the exons ATGGGGAAATCGAAG actaaaAACCAGAAGAAAGCTCGTGTAGCTGCTAACCATGTGGCCGAAGAGACGTACGGGTCGGTGCCGCACTCCTTCGTGTTTCACCGTGGACAGATCGGGAAAAACGTGGCTCAGTTGATCCTGGACGTCCGCAGAATCATGCAGCCATACACAGCTGAGAGCCTAAAG GCCAGGAAAAAGAATACCATGAAGGACTTTGTTGCTATCGCAGGACCTCTGGGAGTCACCCACTTCATGATTTTCAGTAAAACGCCAACCACCATAAATATG agACTGGCTCGTCTTCCGAAAGGACCCACACTTCACTTTAGAGTTCTCAAG TACACACTGGTCAAAGACGTGGTCTCCTCTCTGAAGAAGCACCGGATGCATGACCAGCAGTTCGCCCACCACCCACTTCTGGTCCTCAATAACTTTGGCTCAGATGGAATGCAAGTCAAATTGATGGCCACCATGTTCCAAAACATGTTTCCCTCCATAAACGTGCACAAG GTGAGTCTCAACACCATTAAAAGGTGCGTGCTACTCAACTATGACCCGGCGACAGAGGAAATTGAACTTCGGCACTA CAGTTTGAAGGTCGTGCCGGTGGGAATGAGCCGTGGCATGAAGAAGCTAATGCAGGAGCGTTTCCCTAACATGAACAAGTTCGAGGACATCAGTGAGCTGCTGATAAA AGGTGCGAACTTGTCGGAAAGTGAAGCTGAACAGGATGGCGACCACAACATCACAGAGTTGCCGCAGGTTTATTCCGGCAGAGGCAACATGGCAGCACAGCAGAGTGCAGTCCGATTGACTGAG ATTGGCCCTCGTCTGACCATGAAGCTCATAAAGATCCAGGACGGGATGGGTGAAGGCAACGTGCTTTACCACGCCGTCA TTTCTAAAACTGAGGAGGAAATCCAGGAGATTctggagaggaaggaggcgCAGCTGAAGGAGAAACAGGAGCGCAAGAAGAAACAGGAGCAGAACATCGCTGTGAAGAAACAGAAACGAGAAGATAACAA GAAAAGGAGCCTGGAGGGGATCAAGAGGAAGCGTGGTGAAGCAGAGAAAGATGACGATGAAGTGGAGGATCCTGGACTGCAGGACGATCATCCAGCTGCAGGTGACTCAGAAGATGAGGCTGAATATTACAGAGAGGCAGTCGGGGAGGAACCAGATGAAG ATATGTTCCCTGCTGCCAAGAAGAGGAGAGCTGCGGGAAAGTCAAGCATACCGTTCAAAAAGAGGAAGACGTCCAATAGAAAACCAGGGATGGAACAACAGACtaaatctctgaagagaaacgGTCCTGGACGTGATAAACAAGGACAGGGGTGGAAGAAGGGGGGAGACAAGGAGAAGACCTTCGGGAAGAAAGGGAAACCTTTTCGGACAAAAACATTTGGTGATGGGGAAAAGAGGTTTGATGGCAAGAAAAAGTTTGGTAATAAAGACAAGTCTTTCAAACCAAAGGGGCCAAAAGGAAACTTAAAGAAAACAGGTTCTGGAAGAAAGAGTTTCAAACAGAAGAAGGGGAGGG ATGCCATGGCAACGCCCGACACCGCTTGTGTGAGATTTCAAATCAACCTGCTGCCGGCTGTGTACGGAGTGGAGTTTGTTGTGGCCCTGGCTGGGAATCTGTTGGCCTTGTGGCTGCTGGTGGTCCGGGAGAGAAAGAATTGGCACACTGGCGTGGTCCTGTCCTGCAACTTGGCCATCAGTGACCTCCTCTACGTCCTCACTCTGCCTCTGCTAGTCATCTACTATGCTTTTAATAAACACTGGGTGTTCGGAGACGCGGCGTGTCGGATCGAGAGGTTTCTCTTCACTTGTAATCTCTACGccagcatcttcttcatcatggcCATCAGCGTGAACAGATGTGTGGCTCTCACATGGCCCTTCTTTACTCACTCACACGTGAGACCGGTCCACGCCAAGGCAGCCAGCGTGGCTATCTGGTTGGTAGTGGCCATGATTTCCTGCCCTGTGTTCAAGTTTGCCTCCATTTGTCCAAAAGGCAACAACACCGAGTGTGTATCGTTCTGCCAACAAGCTGGGGATGAAAGCCCACACTACACTTACGTCCTATTTCTGGCTATTTTCGGTTGCCTCATTCCCTTCCTGGTGACGCTCGGGTCTTACGTCGTGGTGATCTGGGTGGTGTGTAAAAACGCAAACATCACCGCTCTTGAGAAACGGAAAGTGGCTTTGTTGGTTTCGTCTGTGGTTGTGTTGTACGCTGTTTCTTTTGTGCCCTTTCACATCTTCAAAACCTACAACACATATTTGAGAGAGAAGGCGGATTTTGTTTGCTGGGTCTATGAGATGTACCAAATTTCGAAGGGGCTGGCCACTCTGAACATGTGTATTCACCCAGTACTCTACATGGCAGTGTTTGATAGTATCAGACTTGCCTGCTGTGGCACAAACCGCAAAGATAATGAAAGAGCAGCTTTGAGGAAGTGA
- the eif3g gene encoding eukaryotic translation initiation factor 3 subunit G: MPSMDYDDSKPSWADQVEEEGDEGSLPAPKETIKGNIKTVTEYKIDEDGKKSKIIRTFKIETRKASKAVARRKNWKKFGNSEFDAPGPNVATTTVSDDVYMTYISSKDDLNAQDQDEDPMNKLKGQKIVACRICKGDHWTTRCPYKDTLGPMQKELAEQLGLSTGDKEKPAGSAEPEPVQPAQSKTGKYVPPSLRDGGTRRGESMQPNRRADDNATIRVTNLSEDTRETDLQELFRPFGSISRIYLAKDKNTGQSKGFAFISFHRREDAARAIAGVSGFGYDHLILNVEWAKPSNN; this comes from the exons ATGCCGTCGATGGACTACGACGA cTCCAAGCCCAGCTGGGCGGACCAagtggaagaggaaggagatgaaG GATCCCTGCCAGCACCTAAGGAAACAATCAAAGGAAATATCAAAACTGTTACCGAGTACAAAATAGATGAAGATGGCAAAAAATCAAAG ATCATTCGAACATTCAAGATTGAAACCCGGAAAGCCTCAAAAGCTGTTGCCAGAAGGAAG AATTGGAAGAAGTTTGGAAACTCTGAGTTTGATGCCCCTGGACCTAATGTTGCCACTACCACTGTCAGCGATGATGTCTACATGACCTACATCTCAAGCAAAGAT GACTTGAACGCCCAAGACCAGGATGAAGACCCGATGAACAAGCTGAAAGGGCAGAAGATTGTTGCTTGTCGTATTTGCAAGGGAGACCATTGGACCACCCGCTGTCCATACAAGGATACTCTGGGACCCATGCAGAAGGAGCTTGCTGAACAGCTGGGTCTTTCTACTGGAGACAAGGAGAAGCCTGCTGGTTCTG CTGAGCCAGAACCGGTGCAGCCTGCTCAGAGCAAGACAGGCAAGTATGTGCCACCGAGCCTGAGGGATGGAGGAACCCGCAGAGGAGAGTCCATGCAGCCGAACCGCAGAG CTGACGACAATGCCACCATCCGTGTGACCAATCTGTCCGAGGACACCCGTGAGACGGACTTGCAGGAGCTTTTCAGGCCTTTTGGGTCCATCTCCAGAATCTACCTGGCCAAAGACAAGAATACTGGACAGTCAAAG GGTTTTGCTTTCATTAGTTTCCATCGGCGGGAGGATGCAGCCAGAGCGATCGCAGGAGTGTCAGGATTTGGATATGACCATCTTATTCTCAACGTTGAATGGGCCAA GCCATCAAACAACTAA